The genomic region GCCCTGGTGGCTCTCGTGACCCGACTGTGTGCGAACCACACCGCGACACCCGACGACGTGGTCTACGGCCTCTGGGAGGGCTGGGGGGAGATCGACGGCGGCGACGCCCGCCTCCTGGGGGTCGACGTCCGGTACCGGGTCCTGCCGCGCCTGTTCCGACCCCACCCCGGTCCCGCGACCCCGGCGGCCTTCGAGCCCCGGGTCGTCGACGCGCCGCGCGTCGACCTCGGGGGCCTGCGGTCGTACCTGCTCTTTCGCGGTTCGCTCGCCCAGGTCGGCGAGTGGGGCGCCCGCCCGCTCGCCCCGGGATGGCCGCGCACCCTCCCCCAGGCCTCACTGACGTGGCCCGCCGACCGCGCGTGGTTCATCGCCTCGGACGTCGACCCGTCCTGGTTCACCGTCGCGGGGTCCCGCGAGCTGATCGACCTCCTGCTCGGACGCACCGACCTCGTCGTCTCCGTCGCCCGGTACGGCGACCCGAAGGAGCCGACGTGAAGATCGTCCTGGCCTCGCAGTCGCCCGCCCGACTCGCGACGCTGCACGCCGCCGGCATCAAGCCCGACGTCGTCGTGTCCGGCGTCGACGAGTCACAGATCTCCTCGCGCGATCCGGCCAACCTCGCCTCCGCCCTCGCCCAGCTCAAGTGTCGGGCCGTCGCCGCCGACCGACCTGACGACCTCGTGATCGGGTGCGACTCCGTGCTCGCGTTCGAGGGCGAGATCCTGGGCAAGCCCGGCGACGCGGCGACCGCGACGGCCCGGTGGCGGCGCATGCGCGGACGCTCGGGCGTCCTGCACACCGGACACTGCCTGCGCCTTCGCGGCGAGGAGGTCGTCGAGGCCTCCTCCACGATCGTGCACTTCGCCGACCTGACCGACGACGAGATCGCGGCCTACGTCGCGACGGGCGAGCCGCTGCACGTGGCCGGCGCCTTCACGATCGACGGCTACGGCGCCGCGTTCGTGCGGGGCATCGAGGGCGATCCGCACACGGTCGTGGGCATCAGCGTGCCCCTGCTGCGCGAGCTCGTGGCCGATCTCGGGCTGCGCTGGACCGACCTGTGGTCGTTCATCCACCCGAACGAGTGAGGTGCGCCGCCGCGTCGTCGAGGCTGCCGGCGCCTCCCCACGAGCGGCGGGAACCCGGGCCGCAGGGGCAGCGATTCGCTTCTGGGAGCCGAGAAGAGGAAACTGGGATCACCATGACCGCGCCCCGTCGTCTCGCCAGCAGCCCGTTCGCCCCGCCCGCAGCGCCCGCGGAGCGCAACTACGAGGTGGGCCAGCGCGTCACGCACGACGCCCACGGCCTCGGGCGCGTGGTCAGCACGTCGGGCTCGACGGCCGTCACGGTCGACTTCGGCACCAAGGTCTGCCACTTCTCGCTGCCGTGCGCGAGCCTCGACGTCCTCTGAGGGTCCGCGCCCGCACGCCGCTACGGTCACCCCTGACCGCCCTGCGGCGGCAGCCGCCCGACGGCTCCCCTAGACTCGCTCCGCATCCCCGCCGACGTGTCCGAGGAGATCTTTCGTGAGCACCCCCCCGTTGCGCAAAGTCCTGATCGCCAACCGTGGCGAGATTGCCGTCCGCGTGATCCGAGCGGCGAAGGACGCCGGCATCGGTTCCGTCGCCGTCTACGCCGAGCCGGACCGTGACGCGCTGTTCGTGCGCCTCGCGGACGAGGCCTACTCCCTCGAGGGAGCGACGCCGGCCGAGTCCTACCTGTCGATCGAGAAGATCATCGCCGTCGCGAAGAAGAGCGACGCCGACAGCATCCACCCCGGCTACGGCTTCCTGGCCGAGAACGCCGAGTTCGCCCAGGCCGTGATCGACGCCGGGCTGATCTGGATCGGCCCGCCGCCGTCCGCGATCGAGAATCTCGGTGACAAGGCCAAGGCCAAGCAGATCGCCCTGAAGGCGAACGCCCCGCTCGCGCCCGGCACCAAGGACGCCGTCAAGGACGTCGACGAGGTCCTCGCGTTCGCCGACGAGGCGGGCCTGCCCGTCGCCATCAAGGCGGTTTTCGGTGGTGGCGGTCGCGGTCTGAAGGTCGCCCGAACCCGCGAGGAGATCCCGGGCGCCTACGAGTCCGCCGTCCGCGAGGCCGTGTCGGCCTTCGGCCGCGGCGAGTGCCTCGTCGAGAAGTTCCTCGACAAGCCGCGCCACGTCGAGACCCAGTGCCTGGCCGACAGCCACGGCAACGTCGTCGTCGTGTCGACGCGTGACTGCTCGCTGCAGCGCCGTCATCAGAAGCTCGTCGAGGAGGCGCCCGCGCCGTTCCTGACCGACGACCAGCTCGAGCGTCTCTACTCGTCGTCGAAGGCGATCCTCACGGAGGCCGGCTACGTCGGCGCCGGCACGTGCGAGTTCCTCGTCGCGGCCGACGGCACGATCAGCTTCCTCGAGGTCAACACCCGCCTGCAGGTCGAGCACCCGGTCTCCGAGGAGGTCACCGGCCTCGACCTGGTGCGCGAGATGTTCCGCATCGCCGCGGGCGAGGAGCTCGGCTACGGCGACCCCGAGATCATCGGCCACTCGATCGAGTTCCGGATCAACGCCGAGGACGGCGGCCGTGGGTTCCTGCCCGCGCCCGGCACCCTCACGGCCTGGGAGCCGCCGAGCGGCCCCGGCGTCCGCGTCGACTCCGGCTACGTCAACGGCGAGACCATCCCGGGCGCGTTCGACTCGCTCGTGGCCAAGCTCATCGTCACCGGCCGTACGCGCCAGCAGGCCATCGAGCGCTCGCGCCGCGCCCTCGACGAGTTCGTCGTCGACGGCATGCCGACCGTCATCCCGTTCCACCGCGACGTCCTCGACAACCCGGCCTACAACGCCACCAACCCCGATGGCAGCGAAGGCTCCTTCGACGTCTACACGACGTGGATCGAGACCGACTACGACAACCAGCTCGAGCCGTACGTCGCCTCCGGCGCCGAGGCCGACGAGCCCGCCGCCCGTGAGCGGGTCGTCGTCGAGGTCGGCGGCAAGCGCATCGAGGTCGTGCTGCCCGGCTCGCTCGGCGTCACCGCTGCAGCGTCCGGCGGTGCCAAGAAGTCGAAGCGGAAGTCCGGCGGCGGCGCCGGTGCAGCCGTCTCGGGCGACTCGCTGACGTCGCCGATGCAGGGCACCGTCGTCAAGCTCGCGGTCGAAGAGGGCCAGGAGGTCGCCGAGGGCGACCTGGTCGTCGTGATCGAGGCCATGAAGATGGAGCAGCCCATCAACGCCCACAAGGCCGGCGTCATCACGAGCCTCGCGGCCGAGGTCGGCGCCACGATCGGGGCCGGTGCGGTCGTCACCGACATCAAGGACTCCGACGCCTGAGTCCGGCGTCGACGCCGAAGGGCCCGCTGCGGATGTCCGCAGCGGGCCCTTCGGTCGTTCAGCGTCCGAGCGTCGCGTACCTGGCCGGCGACAGGGAGGCGACCCAGGCCGGGATGCCCGGGGCCGCGCCCGCGTTGGGGTAGACCACGGCGCGCGAGGGCGTCGTCAGACGGCCCACCGTGGTCGCGCCGTCGACCCGGAACCACGCTGACATCGGCGCGCCGACCGCGAGCGACGACATGAGCACGGACGAGACGTTCGTCGCGGCCCCGCAGCTCCCCATCCACAGCGCGGCCGTCGCGCAGTCGGGGAACGGATGCAGCTGGCCGTCCTGGACGAGGGCGATGTAGCCCGTGGTCGCGTTGCGCAGGATGGCCCCGGTCGTGCCCCGCGCCGGAAGCGCCGCGAGGTCTCCGGCCGACACCGTGCGCACCGAACCGTAGGCCGAGACGAGCTGGCGGTACGTCGTCATGCCGTCGAGGATCCACCGGCTGCTGCCGTCGGTCAGGTAGACATCGGCCGACGAGGAGGACTTGACCAGCCCGGTCGTGGCGATGGCGCTGATCCCGGCGGCCCGCGGGCCGCTGACGGTGGACGCGAAGGCGGGGAGCCCGGCGGACGTGGCCTCCGACTGCGAGGGGTAGTAGCGCGCCGAGGTGGGGCTCTCCAGCGCGCCCCACTGCGCGCCTCCCTCGACGATGAACCAGCGACTCATCGGCGCACCCTCCGGCACGATCGACATCAGTGCGTCGGACACGTTCGTGACGGCCCCGCACGAGCCCGCCCAGAGCGTGACGGTCGCGCAGTCGGGGAACGGATGCCGTTGCCCGCCCTCGATCGAGCCGATGTATCCCGTGGCCAGGTTCCGCAGGATCGCGGCCGTGGTGCCACGGTCCTGGGCCGTCGAGACGTGCGACGGCGCGCTGATCTGCACCGGACCCAGCGCCGAGGCGAGCTTGACGTACTCGGTGTAGTCCGCGAGCTGCCAACGCTGGCCGGCGTCGACCAGGTAGACGACGGAGGAGTCACGCGTGCGGACCAGGTAGGAGGAGGACGCCTGCGCCTTGGTCAAGGTCGCGTACCGCTGCTCGTCCAGCCGGCCGGCCCAGCCGGGGAACCCGGCGATCTGTGCGGCACGCAGGTCGGTGAGCGGCTGAGCACCGGAGCCCGAGGTGAAGTACCCGATCTGCGGGCTCTTGGAGGTGCCGACCCCGAACCAGGCGCTCATGGGAGCGCCCACGGAGAACCGGTTCATGAGCGAGCTCGAGACGTTCGTGACGGCCCCGCAGCCCCCGGTCCAGAGCGTGACCGTGGCGCAGTCCGGGAACGGGTGGGCCTGTCCCTGCTCGATCTTGGCGATGTAGCCGGTCGAGGCGTTGCGGAGCACCGAGCCGGTCACGGCGCCGTTGGCCAGGGCGTTGATCTCGGCGTCGGGCCGGACCCGCGCGGGCCCGAGGGCGCTCGCGAGCTCGTTGTACGCGACGCCGCCCGACAGCGGGTACTTCGTGCCGCTGTCGACGAGGTAGACCGTGGGCGACGCGGCGGTCCGGACGAGATCGGCCGACATGGCCTGCTCGACCTGGTCGCGCAGGCCGCCGGCGGCATTGATCCAGTTGAAGACCTGCTGGCCGGGACAGGCGGTGGACTTGACGCTCCGGTGCCCGTCGATCCGGTGGATCGTGACGCTGCCGTTCGTGTACCGGCCCTTGGCCGGCGTGCCGAACAGCGAGTGCCGCCACGCGACGAGCTGCACCAGGGCGTTCTTCATCGCGTCCGGCGGGACCGCGCTGGTGAACTCGCCCATGAGCGACACACCGGTCGTGCTGGCGTTGACCGCGGAGTTGCCGGCGTGGGCGCCGTAGGGGGTCTTGGTGATCCCGCCCGCACGGCCCTCGAAGGTCTGGCCGTAGCGGTCGATCAGGAAGTTGTAGCCGATGTCGCACCACCGCTGGCCGTCCATGTGGTACGCCTGCGCGGACCGGACGATGCCGGCGGACTGCGCGGCGGAGTAGTTGTTGCTGCCGGCGGTGTGGTGGACGATCGTGCCCTTGAACGTGCCGTTGGACGGTGCGGACCCGCAGCCGGAGCCTCCGTAGGCACGGGCGCCCCAGGAGGCACGCGAGATGATGTTCGGCTGCGTGGCCGCGGCCTGGGTGAGCGTGGGCGACTCGCCGGACGCCACCGTGACCAGCGTGAGACCGGCCGGGTCGATGTCGTCGCTCGCGATGATGCGCGCCTGCGCGGCCTGTGACGGTCCGACCCACTTCGGCTCGGTCCCGGGGATGCCGCCCTCGACCTCCTGCGACTCCGGGTCGAGGATCGTCCAGTCGGACCAGCTCCCGTCCTGCTGCCAGCGGACCTGCACCTCGGCGACGTCCGCGGGGACACCGTCGGTCCACGTCACGCCCAGCAGCTCGAAGCCGGGCAGGTCGTGGGGGGCGAGCTCCGCGACGATGACGCCGTCCTGGATGGTCTCGACCGTGGGGTCGGCGACGGCCACGAGCGCGGCGTCCTCGGCCGTGTACGGCTCGCGGTCCTGCTCCGGGGTCACGTCGAACTCGCTCTTCTCGACCTCGGCGGGCGTACCGGCCGTGTCTTCAGTGCGCAGCTGCGAGA from Aeromicrobium sp. Sec7.5 harbors:
- a CDS encoding Maf family protein produces the protein MKIVLASQSPARLATLHAAGIKPDVVVSGVDESQISSRDPANLASALAQLKCRAVAADRPDDLVIGCDSVLAFEGEILGKPGDAATATARWRRMRGRSGVLHTGHCLRLRGEEVVEASSTIVHFADLTDDEIAAYVATGEPLHVAGAFTIDGYGAAFVRGIEGDPHTVVGISVPLLRELVADLGLRWTDLWSFIHPNE
- a CDS encoding acetyl/propionyl/methylcrotonyl-CoA carboxylase subunit alpha → MSTPPLRKVLIANRGEIAVRVIRAAKDAGIGSVAVYAEPDRDALFVRLADEAYSLEGATPAESYLSIEKIIAVAKKSDADSIHPGYGFLAENAEFAQAVIDAGLIWIGPPPSAIENLGDKAKAKQIALKANAPLAPGTKDAVKDVDEVLAFADEAGLPVAIKAVFGGGGRGLKVARTREEIPGAYESAVREAVSAFGRGECLVEKFLDKPRHVETQCLADSHGNVVVVSTRDCSLQRRHQKLVEEAPAPFLTDDQLERLYSSSKAILTEAGYVGAGTCEFLVAADGTISFLEVNTRLQVEHPVSEEVTGLDLVREMFRIAAGEELGYGDPEIIGHSIEFRINAEDGGRGFLPAPGTLTAWEPPSGPGVRVDSGYVNGETIPGAFDSLVAKLIVTGRTRQQAIERSRRALDEFVVDGMPTVIPFHRDVLDNPAYNATNPDGSEGSFDVYTTWIETDYDNQLEPYVASGAEADEPAARERVVVEVGGKRIEVVLPGSLGVTAAASGGAKKSKRKSGGGAGAAVSGDSLTSPMQGTVVKLAVEEGQEVAEGDLVVVIEAMKMEQPINAHKAGVITSLAAEVGATIGAGAVVTDIKDSDA
- a CDS encoding N-acetylmuramoyl-L-alanine amidase, with product MRRTRRATLLRFVPLLAVTTLVAALLVAVTFSQLRTEDTAGTPAEVEKSEFDVTPEQDREPYTAEDAALVAVADPTVETIQDGVIVAELAPHDLPGFELLGVTWTDGVPADVAEVQVRWQQDGSWSDWTILDPESQEVEGGIPGTEPKWVGPSQAAQARIIASDDIDPAGLTLVTVASGESPTLTQAAATQPNIISRASWGARAYGGSGCGSAPSNGTFKGTIVHHTAGSNNYSAAQSAGIVRSAQAYHMDGQRWCDIGYNFLIDRYGQTFEGRAGGITKTPYGAHAGNSAVNASTTGVSLMGEFTSAVPPDAMKNALVQLVAWRHSLFGTPAKGRYTNGSVTIHRIDGHRSVKSTACPGQQVFNWINAAGGLRDQVEQAMSADLVRTAASPTVYLVDSGTKYPLSGGVAYNELASALGPARVRPDAEINALANGAVTGSVLRNASTGYIAKIEQGQAHPFPDCATVTLWTGGCGAVTNVSSSLMNRFSVGAPMSAWFGVGTSKSPQIGYFTSGSGAQPLTDLRAAQIAGFPGWAGRLDEQRYATLTKAQASSSYLVRTRDSSVVYLVDAGQRWQLADYTEYVKLASALGPVQISAPSHVSTAQDRGTTAAILRNLATGYIGSIEGGQRHPFPDCATVTLWAGSCGAVTNVSDALMSIVPEGAPMSRWFIVEGGAQWGALESPTSARYYPSQSEATSAGLPAFASTVSGPRAAGISAIATTGLVKSSSSADVYLTDGSSRWILDGMTTYRQLVSAYGSVRTVSAGDLAALPARGTTGAILRNATTGYIALVQDGQLHPFPDCATAALWMGSCGAATNVSSVLMSSLAVGAPMSAWFRVDGATTVGRLTTPSRAVVYPNAGAAPGIPAWVASLSPARYATLGR